A section of the Streptomyces sp. NBC_01591 genome encodes:
- a CDS encoding DUF6221 family protein has protein sequence MDDLLQFLRDRLNEDEQTARSVEDRSAPWNGQWVADGHDTARTFNGHMLFYGHTGPLKPGLVDHVVRHDPARVLREVEAKRRAVELHGIVHREIGWLESGGEEYSETPVCGLCVPKHSHYQRREDVPEGPCLTVRLLALPYADHPDYRDAWRP, from the coding sequence ATGGACGACCTCCTACAGTTCCTCCGCGACCGCCTCAACGAAGACGAGCAGACGGCGCGATCGGTAGAGGACCGGAGCGCCCCGTGGAATGGACAGTGGGTCGCCGACGGCCACGACACAGCGCGGACGTTCAACGGACACATGCTGTTCTACGGCCATACCGGGCCGCTCAAGCCCGGACTCGTCGATCACGTGGTTCGCCATGATCCGGCCCGCGTCCTGCGCGAGGTGGAAGCCAAGCGGCGCGCTGTCGAGCTGCACGGCATCGTGCACCGCGAGATCGGGTGGTTGGAGAGCGGCGGCGAGGAGTACAGCGAGACCCCGGTCTGCGGCCTCTGTGTCCCCAAGCACTCGCACTACCAACGTCGCGAAGACGTACCGGAAGGCCCCTGCCTCACGGTGCGCCTGCTCGCCCTGCCCTATGCCGACCACCCCGACTACCGCGACGCGTGGCGGCCGTAA
- a CDS encoding DUF1360 domain-containing protein → MITLLALAVLAFAAYRATQLAVHDTLLDPARDRIFAWQERRPESRLREFVITLISCTYCMGWWISGAILAAYLLATGKFADTPLLVHGIEWFAVAGGQALLNRWDDTRPQVG, encoded by the coding sequence GTGATAACGCTCCTCGCCCTTGCCGTACTCGCCTTCGCGGCCTACCGCGCCACCCAGCTAGCCGTGCATGACACGCTCCTGGACCCCGCCCGAGACCGGATCTTCGCCTGGCAGGAACGCCGCCCAGAGTCCCGGCTCCGGGAATTCGTGATCACCCTCATCTCGTGCACGTACTGCATGGGCTGGTGGATCAGCGGCGCCATCCTCGCGGCGTACCTGCTAGCCACCGGCAAGTTCGCCGATACGCCGCTCCTGGTCCACGGCATCGAGTGGTTCGCGGTCGCGGGCGGCCAGGCACTCCTCAACCGGTGGGACGACACCCGCCCGCAGGTCGGCTGA
- a CDS encoding NACHT domain-containing protein, whose product MPRKLWAQLVAIIAALFVVVFWMQRGLEQTGWLAAPLALFAVVAGPTLAQLFIRQKSSNAEQTAAALHALTQAVSSAPSMWLQQLGLHEKEMADVPWSRPSDPSLIHLPLRSTSGLRGSSEDPEPLVDALLGSTRRLVILGIAGAGKSALALKIAESVIERRRSASSETDLPLPVIFPLAEWSPAAWNGPLQRQRKGRGSNSLERWMVWFIHQRCPEIRGITSYGANAAEQLIKTGRILPVFDGLDEVRAPERRAALSALKDKFDDRLPLIICCRRKEYVRATRALARSERVSTGVIRNAEVVEAASVPFTNAAAWLADETRDSPEWVRMWRPIQLVLTNRDHPVSRALNTPLMLHLARAAYRNGGQPDELLHLPDTIAIRNHLIDAYVPALMGQRSTDSRAQHEARDSVGDRISANHASAERYLQWLAHIHTQPRRAYSLSGALVANAASPLVLRICVYLPILAAFLGMTPWLEVIPRGLGAVAIYPDGSPAMPPSPESQNHAAQQQVQAMLSINYPLCITLCLVGAVILSEVLAGLGYHARAHWRNMPSPHPAWAFVALAPFLLISLSPLLKSSGLDMEWLLGADAARIPVSSEHLGEVVGIGAFVTLLVCGIAYMLPRPVIFVPRGIRNWLWLERGVLLSICTLLAAGAIAVWLYGPQPLDHVTEWRVGPLLTGLACTYALAVAGVGAEWFAFRSAHAEAVLRTRLPLRLDRFLRDMHRIGILRNTGGAYHFRHSEVQLRLAERYRSQ is encoded by the coding sequence GTGCCGAGGAAGCTCTGGGCCCAACTTGTAGCGATCATCGCTGCGTTGTTCGTCGTCGTCTTCTGGATGCAGCGAGGCCTGGAACAGACGGGATGGCTCGCGGCGCCGCTGGCGCTCTTCGCAGTTGTGGCAGGTCCGACACTGGCCCAGCTATTCATCCGTCAGAAGAGTTCGAACGCCGAACAGACGGCCGCCGCACTGCACGCGCTGACTCAAGCTGTCTCCAGTGCGCCGAGCATGTGGTTGCAACAACTAGGGCTTCACGAAAAGGAGATGGCTGACGTGCCTTGGTCACGCCCCTCCGATCCAAGTCTGATTCATCTACCCCTGAGGTCGACAAGCGGGCTCAGGGGAAGCAGCGAGGATCCGGAGCCGCTCGTCGATGCCTTGCTGGGGTCGACGCGCCGGCTGGTGATTCTCGGCATCGCCGGAGCAGGCAAGAGCGCCCTCGCCTTGAAGATCGCAGAATCCGTTATCGAACGCCGCCGAAGTGCATCAAGCGAAACGGATCTCCCGCTGCCCGTGATCTTCCCGCTTGCTGAATGGTCACCAGCCGCATGGAACGGCCCACTGCAACGTCAACGGAAGGGCCGTGGTAGTAACTCCCTGGAGCGATGGATGGTTTGGTTCATCCATCAGCGATGCCCTGAGATACGAGGGATCACTTCGTACGGTGCCAACGCGGCCGAACAGTTGATCAAAACCGGCCGCATCCTTCCAGTGTTCGATGGGCTCGACGAGGTCCGGGCCCCCGAGCGTCGTGCCGCGCTCTCCGCACTCAAGGACAAGTTCGACGACCGTTTACCGCTCATCATCTGTTGCCGCAGAAAAGAGTACGTGCGAGCAACCCGTGCCCTGGCCCGTAGCGAGCGCGTTTCCACCGGCGTCATCCGTAACGCCGAAGTGGTCGAGGCCGCGTCGGTGCCCTTCACTAATGCTGCAGCCTGGCTCGCCGACGAGACCCGAGACTCGCCCGAATGGGTTCGCATGTGGCGACCGATTCAACTCGTGCTCACGAATCGAGATCACCCCGTTAGCCGCGCCCTGAACACCCCGCTGATGCTCCACCTGGCCAGGGCGGCGTATCGCAACGGAGGCCAACCAGATGAGCTCCTCCACCTCCCTGACACAATCGCGATTCGTAACCACCTCATCGACGCCTATGTGCCAGCCCTCATGGGTCAACGGTCCACAGACAGTAGGGCGCAACATGAAGCCCGAGACAGCGTCGGTGACCGCATCAGCGCCAACCACGCTTCCGCTGAGCGCTATCTGCAGTGGCTGGCACACATTCACACCCAGCCACGCCGCGCATACTCTCTCAGCGGCGCTCTCGTAGCCAATGCCGCATCGCCCCTGGTGCTGCGCATTTGCGTGTATCTGCCAATACTGGCGGCCTTTCTGGGGATGACACCCTGGCTGGAGGTGATCCCACGGGGGCTTGGGGCAGTGGCAATCTATCCCGATGGCTCCCCCGCGATGCCTCCTTCTCCGGAAAGCCAGAACCACGCAGCCCAGCAGCAGGTGCAGGCCATGCTGTCGATCAACTACCCCCTCTGCATCACGCTCTGCCTCGTAGGGGCAGTGATTTTGTCCGAGGTCCTTGCTGGCCTCGGGTACCACGCACGTGCGCATTGGAGGAACATGCCATCGCCCCACCCAGCCTGGGCGTTTGTGGCTCTGGCGCCCTTCCTTTTGATCTCCCTCTCTCCGCTCCTCAAAAGCTCCGGTCTAGACATGGAGTGGCTGCTGGGTGCTGACGCAGCGCGAATACCTGTCTCGAGTGAGCACCTTGGAGAAGTCGTCGGAATTGGCGCCTTTGTGACTCTGCTGGTATGCGGGATCGCGTACATGCTTCCGCGTCCTGTCATTTTCGTGCCCCGCGGCATCCGGAACTGGTTGTGGCTGGAACGAGGAGTACTACTGAGCATCTGCACTCTGCTGGCTGCCGGGGCCATCGCCGTGTGGTTGTACGGGCCGCAACCGCTCGATCACGTGACGGAGTGGCGGGTCGGGCCGCTCTTGACCGGCCTGGCATGTACGTACGCGCTGGCGGTAGCGGGGGTCGGAGCAGAATGGTTCGCCTTCCGCTCTGCACACGCGGAAGCCGTTCTCCGCACAAGACTGCCGTTGCGGTTGGACCGCTTTCTGCGGGACATGCACCGGATTGGCATCCTGCGGAACACGGGCGGGGCGTACCATTTCCGGCACTCCGAGGTGCAGCTTCGGCTGGCAGAGCGATACCGCAGCCAGTGA
- a CDS encoding DNA-methyltransferase: MPTWTVHHGDALTLPTLNALVDAVICDPPYNSGGRTNAERKSQGARDKYVSGDAQHVLADFDGDTRDQRGYTHWLGLILAGAYRLTRPGGSLLTFTDWAQLPATTDALQAAGWTWRGIIPWRKPISRPVKNGFRRECEYVLWGTRGEPLRHAPTIYLPGMLEGSQSRGKQRHHITQKPTTVMQQLVRIAPAGGTVLDPFTGSGTTGVAALAEGRHFIGIEQSAQYAEVARQRLTGAKAA; the protein is encoded by the coding sequence ATGCCAACCTGGACCGTCCACCACGGCGACGCCCTCACCCTCCCCACCCTCAACGCCCTCGTCGACGCCGTCATATGCGACCCGCCATACAACTCCGGCGGCCGCACAAACGCCGAACGCAAAAGCCAGGGCGCCCGCGACAAATACGTCTCCGGCGACGCGCAGCACGTCCTCGCCGACTTCGACGGCGACACAAGAGACCAGCGCGGATACACCCACTGGCTCGGCCTGATCCTTGCCGGCGCCTACCGCCTCACCCGCCCCGGCGGCAGCCTCCTCACCTTCACCGACTGGGCACAACTCCCCGCCACCACCGACGCCCTCCAAGCCGCCGGGTGGACCTGGCGCGGCATCATCCCGTGGCGCAAGCCGATCTCCAGACCGGTGAAGAACGGGTTCCGCCGAGAGTGCGAATACGTCCTCTGGGGAACCCGCGGAGAACCGCTCCGGCACGCACCGACGATCTACCTCCCCGGCATGCTTGAAGGCTCACAGTCGCGCGGCAAGCAGAGGCACCACATCACACAAAAGCCCACCACGGTCATGCAGCAACTCGTTCGTATCGCACCCGCAGGCGGCACCGTGCTCGACCCATTCACAGGCTCCGGGACCACCGGAGTCGCCGCCCTCGCAGAAGGTCGGCACTTCATCGGCATCGAACAGTCCGCGCAATACGCAGAGGTAGCACGCCAGCGCCTGACCGGAGCCAAGGCCGCGTAG
- a CDS encoding phage minor head protein, with product MDDALQDALDAAEEAVAAEVGDVLAEVADEFAASLDAATEIVAARFSVAGIARMWGARVPRLVRRLLGVAETAANQAATDADATLPAGWDDLPGRYDEDRELPPTLGDYVTTTEHLLRAVGDRLAAVAVDELAAGVDAGDTIDQLRTRLRNAFAREGAQLGPGREERIARTEAARAWNTATLAAAQALTGPNRPLVKQWLSRRDPDVRDSHAEVNGQLRLIDEPFTVAGVPMSAPGDPIAPPELVCNCRCALALARADQVAAYESQTPAENQLTNPRKEPSVPDHVTAAADGSHRQGAMIALMPTPKDAERLAVEGGEPAEELHLTLYFLGDNGQDWTEDQRNELIGNIQARAADMKPITARAFGAAHWNAGSDSPSWVWSIGDNQNPVISLNHPHWHATHAVGQARDLPDIPAQHSPWAPHVCAAYSDDPALLAALEERLGPVTFDRLRIAFAGDYTDIPLGPPEAPMEPEETTADGMPTRAWSTPDDTALAFENEETGDGRIFAAGSLYWDTAPAALQYADEMLMGHEGAELAGAIDSFARDGDRITGKGVLYTSRPAGADAAMLLEEGAPLGVSVDLDAVDVEFVDRTSPEEGSSEGYALAASLASASVMRLDDGAWLITASTGAEWTASGATLSRAQHAVQLITGPDGAVSAAALRQAFTATGVLKAAAGDPDDPENGVVVHSERTGDFLIRITRARLRGATLVAMPAYDRARIVLDPVEEQASAHPVPTTAAADLAQLLAAAPGDVHWKVVAYVSASPIAVGPRQVANALGITMESARGHLSRAATAGRLVRLARGLYVGASTIPEGAEATAAAVSTDSEDPALQDLVASAWTAMQDTDPMPAAWFQEPTAEELPPGSGGVHYSDGRVYGWVAQAGEPHAGMPGRNLTIDSLGDIDTTHFLRAKFKLDDGSLIRAGAMTMNVGHHRDGAECETASCQFDDTRTVAGIVTVGMNERGMWFSGAAGPWLSEWDRNTFAACQPSYHMKQAAGGKWQLRAVLSVPVPGHSSPLLASVAERSNLALAASAATSPDTLSRQGTDTADTPSGTLPGQRPSAATDLPGPRPDTPSGHAPDTSGDVVEAVAALLTSPDFLDRFAGALETREAERTAAREEVERLTAALAPARQEIAASMAGTVMRGEA from the coding sequence GTGGATGACGCCCTGCAGGACGCTTTGGACGCAGCGGAGGAGGCCGTCGCCGCGGAGGTGGGCGACGTCCTCGCCGAGGTGGCCGACGAGTTCGCCGCCTCCCTGGACGCCGCGACGGAGATTGTCGCCGCTCGGTTCTCCGTCGCTGGTATCGCCCGTATGTGGGGCGCCCGGGTACCGCGCCTGGTGCGCCGCCTCCTCGGCGTCGCGGAGACCGCAGCCAACCAGGCCGCGACCGACGCGGACGCCACCCTGCCCGCCGGGTGGGACGACCTGCCCGGCCGGTACGACGAGGACCGCGAACTGCCCCCGACCCTCGGGGACTACGTGACCACCACCGAACACCTCCTGCGCGCCGTCGGGGACCGCCTCGCCGCCGTGGCCGTCGACGAGCTCGCCGCCGGGGTAGACGCAGGGGACACCATCGACCAACTCCGCACCCGACTCCGCAACGCCTTCGCCCGCGAAGGCGCGCAGCTCGGGCCAGGCCGTGAGGAACGCATCGCCCGTACCGAAGCCGCCCGCGCCTGGAACACCGCCACCCTGGCAGCCGCGCAGGCCCTCACCGGCCCGAACCGGCCCCTGGTCAAGCAATGGCTCAGCCGCCGGGATCCGGACGTGCGTGATTCCCACGCCGAGGTCAACGGACAACTGCGCCTCATCGACGAACCGTTCACCGTCGCCGGGGTACCCATGTCCGCCCCCGGCGACCCCATCGCACCCCCGGAACTCGTCTGTAACTGCCGCTGCGCCCTCGCACTTGCCCGCGCAGACCAGGTAGCCGCCTACGAATCTCAGACGCCCGCCGAGAACCAGCTTACGAATCCACGGAAGGAACCGAGCGTGCCCGACCACGTGACAGCCGCGGCCGACGGCAGCCACCGACAGGGCGCCATGATCGCCCTGATGCCCACCCCCAAAGACGCGGAGCGCCTGGCCGTCGAGGGCGGGGAGCCCGCCGAGGAGCTGCACCTCACGCTCTACTTCCTCGGCGACAACGGCCAGGACTGGACGGAGGACCAGCGCAACGAGCTGATCGGCAACATCCAGGCACGCGCTGCCGACATGAAGCCCATCACCGCCCGCGCGTTCGGCGCCGCCCACTGGAACGCCGGCAGCGACTCCCCGTCCTGGGTGTGGTCCATCGGGGACAACCAGAACCCGGTCATTTCCCTCAACCATCCCCACTGGCACGCCACCCACGCCGTGGGGCAGGCCCGCGACCTGCCGGACATCCCCGCCCAGCACTCTCCGTGGGCGCCCCATGTCTGTGCTGCCTACAGCGACGACCCGGCCCTCCTGGCCGCCTTGGAAGAGCGGCTGGGCCCGGTCACTTTCGACCGGCTGCGTATCGCGTTCGCCGGCGACTACACGGACATCCCCCTCGGCCCCCCGGAGGCCCCTATGGAACCCGAAGAGACCACCGCCGACGGCATGCCCACCCGGGCCTGGTCCACCCCCGACGACACCGCCCTTGCCTTCGAGAACGAGGAGACCGGCGATGGCCGGATCTTCGCGGCTGGTTCCTTGTACTGGGACACTGCACCGGCCGCGCTCCAGTACGCGGACGAGATGCTCATGGGCCACGAAGGCGCGGAGCTCGCCGGGGCCATCGACTCCTTCGCCCGGGACGGCGACCGCATCACCGGCAAGGGCGTGCTCTACACCAGCCGCCCCGCCGGAGCCGATGCCGCGATGCTCCTGGAGGAAGGCGCCCCCCTGGGGGTGTCCGTGGACCTGGACGCCGTCGACGTGGAGTTCGTGGACCGCACAAGCCCCGAGGAGGGGAGCAGCGAGGGGTACGCGCTGGCCGCGTCCCTGGCCTCCGCCAGCGTCATGCGCCTCGACGACGGGGCATGGTTGATCACCGCCAGCACCGGAGCGGAGTGGACCGCGTCCGGTGCGACCCTGTCCCGGGCGCAGCACGCCGTGCAGCTCATCACCGGCCCGGACGGCGCCGTGTCCGCTGCTGCGCTCCGGCAGGCGTTCACCGCCACCGGGGTCCTGAAGGCCGCGGCCGGTGACCCGGACGACCCGGAGAACGGTGTCGTCGTCCACTCCGAGCGCACCGGGGACTTCCTGATCAGGATCACCCGGGCGCGGCTGCGCGGCGCGACCCTTGTTGCGATGCCCGCGTACGACCGGGCCCGGATCGTGCTGGACCCGGTCGAGGAGCAGGCCAGCGCCCATCCCGTCCCCACCACTGCGGCCGCCGACCTCGCGCAGCTCCTGGCCGCCGCCCCGGGCGACGTGCACTGGAAGGTCGTGGCCTACGTCTCCGCGTCCCCGATCGCGGTCGGCCCCCGGCAGGTGGCCAACGCCCTGGGCATCACGATGGAGTCAGCGCGCGGCCACCTATCCCGAGCCGCGACGGCCGGGCGCCTCGTACGCCTCGCCCGCGGCCTGTACGTCGGGGCCTCGACCATCCCCGAAGGGGCTGAGGCCACGGCTGCCGCCGTTTCAACGGACAGCGAGGACCCGGCGCTTCAAGACCTGGTGGCGTCCGCCTGGACCGCAATGCAGGACACCGACCCGATGCCGGCCGCGTGGTTCCAGGAGCCGACCGCCGAGGAGCTGCCCCCCGGCTCCGGCGGCGTCCACTACTCCGACGGCCGGGTGTACGGGTGGGTGGCCCAGGCCGGCGAACCGCACGCCGGGATGCCCGGACGCAACCTCACCATCGACTCGTTGGGCGACATCGACACCACGCACTTCCTGCGCGCGAAGTTCAAGCTGGACGACGGCAGCCTCATCCGGGCCGGAGCCATGACGATGAACGTCGGCCACCACCGCGACGGCGCCGAATGCGAGACGGCGTCCTGCCAGTTCGACGACACTCGCACCGTCGCCGGGATCGTCACCGTCGGCATGAACGAGCGGGGCATGTGGTTCTCCGGCGCGGCGGGGCCCTGGCTCAGCGAGTGGGACCGGAACACCTTCGCGGCATGCCAGCCCAGCTACCACATGAAGCAGGCAGCGGGCGGGAAGTGGCAGTTGCGCGCGGTACTTTCCGTGCCCGTCCCCGGCCACTCCAGCCCGCTGCTTGCTTCAGTCGCGGAGCGCTCAAACCTCGCGCTCGCCGCCTCCGCCGCCACCAGCCCGGACACCCTGTCCAGACAGGGAACGGACACGGCGGACACCCCGTCCGGCACCCTGCCCGGACAGCGCCCGTCCGCCGCCACTGACCTGCCCGGACCCCGCCCGGACACCCCGTCCGGACACGCCCCGGACACCTCCGGGGACGTCGTTGAGGCGGTGGCCGCGCTGCTCACCAGCCCCGACTTCCTCGACCGCTTCGCCGGCGCCCTGGAGACCAGGGAAGCCGAACGCACCGCAGCCCGGGAAGAGGTCGAGCGGCTCACCGCAGCCCTGGCCCCGGCCCGCCAAGAGATCGCCGCCAGCATGGCCGGCACCGTGATGAGGGGAGAGGCCTGA